In Tachysurus vachellii isolate PV-2020 chromosome 24, HZAU_Pvac_v1, whole genome shotgun sequence, the sequence TCATTTTACTTCACTTTAGAACAAACCATGTATCCTATAGAATAGAGTTTATAGTTGAccctttatttctttacagaGGTTGGAGTTTTAATAGTGGTCGACTCTGATGCTTTCTTCATTTCCCAACTCAGCACAAATGATGCTACCTTGGAAATCGATCTCATTGGGCTTTCAAAGAATAATAAAGGTATAGTAccattaatgaatattaatattgtatCTGTCTAGATTTCCCCCCTTCTAAAGGTTGAgtaagtgtaaataatgtaaataactaTCTAATCAGTATTAAAATACTTCAAGGTCTTTGGGTGAAGAACTGAAATGCACTTTGAAAAGCCCTTTTTATGCAGTCATTGGTTATTCAGTACTATTGGAGAATTTTACTCATCCCGTAATCTTATACATGAATCCCTCTTAAACTAAACTGTGCTCATTAACTTGAAATGCAGAAACCCTTCATTATCATTAATCCATTAGGACAGCACATAATTATAGATAGTATTAATAGTTCTTAAAACTTAAGCCAGATTTAACAAAAAAGTCTATAAATTTGCAACGTTCATAAATTTCCcttgtaattttacatttattgtaaCTTCAGGCTCAGCTGGTGTGGCCTTCATGAGCTACACCAATGTGAAAGACATCCTGAAGCCTAAATTCTTCAACACGGATGCTAACACTGTGAAAACCATGATGTCTACTGTGGTGTCAGCAACACTTCTTAAAACCGCTAACACATATCTCTCCAAACCAGTCACATTTACCTTCAAACACATCGGTGTATGTTAAAtaatcctgtttttcttttttgcttaaTAGTTATAATGACTTTAAGTAATCCTGTTTCACATCTCCATCTGTTAGGTGGTAGCGTCTGAAGGTAATCTCTTATGTGTGCAGTGGGAGAAAGACAAATGGGTTAAAGATTTCTGTGTTGTTACAAAGACTAACAGCACTCACACTGTGTGCTCTTGTGATAATCTGTCAGTGTTTGCTCTCATCATGGAGCTCATTCCATGTAAGGTAAGAAACCAGGATATAACTAATTCATACAAGAACCACTCTAGATCACTGAATGAGTAATAACATATTTGTCTAACAAAGTTACCAGGATTCTAAAAGATTTGTTAGAATATGTATCataattaaatagtaaataCCGTGTGTGCTTCTGTAATGACTGAAGGGTGGTAGATAAAGTGAAGAAGATGCTGCTACCACCATTGAAGTCGATTCCAAAAATGTTATAACGCAATATTAATAAGTAATTTCATATCTTGAATTAATGtgtgtgggggtcacggtggcttagtggttagcacgttcgcctcacacctccagggttgggggttcgattcccgcctccaccttatgtgtgtggagtttgcatgttctccccgtgcctcggggtttcggGGTTTTGGCTTGTTGAGAGACCACAGGTGCACTCATAACACTCTTACTGTATAAGGCCAAACAATTCCACCATGTATGACACTGTGATGACTATATAATTATGAATGCtatccacaccaccacacatgCGGAGTTCTCAAACAACATAATATCTTTATAACACAAAAGGTAAGTGCTGCATAGCTTATAGTCACAACTTGTAAATGGTTCACCTCTAGCTTTGACTAGTCACAAGCTGTTCTGCAAATAGTCCAAAACACCCCCAACCTCTATgaaggaaatatatatatatatatatatatgtttatatatatatatatatatatatatatatatatatatatatatatatatatatatatatatatataaacattgacatgacaatcattgatgtcattttacagTCATAACTTCAGTATATGTGGTTGTGTTTAAGTAATAGAAAAATAACCAGATCATATATTTATCAAAAATGTTAATCAAACGTCTCTTTACAGAAAATGTAACCATATTAAATGcctattattactgttattattattattataaatattttataataatattaaatgcctatttttactgttattattattattattattattattattattattattattattattattattataaatctttTATAGCATTTAAAAACATCAGACATACAAATAGCATATCTGGCCATGtatgattttttgtttgtttgttcttcttcCCTTTTCCTGACATAGACACTATTTGGATCCATTGTGTCACTGCAATGTTGGGATGTTTTGAACAAGACAGTGTTTAGGGGAATAGAAGTGTTCTTCCTGACCTTGTGTCTACtgacatttgcttttttttgccaaaacCCAAAAGACACCAACACGGCTCTAATAAACCTGTGTTTAAACCTCTTGCTGTTTCACCTCACAGACTTGCTAAAACCGCTTTATCAGATCCATCTACAACCACCGGTGTGTGTTATCCCACATTTATACACCTTTATCAAGACTAAATTAATGCATGGATATTTCCTCACCATTTTCTCTCCACATTCAGCAAGCCTGTGCAGTAATGGCAGGCATACGATGGTTCTTCTTTATTTCTGCATTTGTGTGGATGTTCATTGAGACTGTGCTGATCTTCCTACTTGTGAAGAACCTCTCAAAGATCCGATCAAACCAGAGGGAGGTGCTTAGCATGAAATGGATAAATATGATTGGTTACCTCGTTCCCGTGGCtgtggtgattgtgtgtgaactAGTTAGCCCGCAGAAATCTGTTAATGAAAAGTAAGTGTGGACAGTGCTCCAACATTTCTTTTGTCAAACAAATGTTTAGCTTATTTTCATCATAATGCTATCAACACTTatgttttgttcttgtttgttcTTTGTactcttgttttgttttcctatcTGTAGATGCTGGGAAAATTACAATTCTTTAAAATCACTGAGCTTTGACATACCTATCCTTTTTATTGTCACAGTAAGTACTACAGCCATCTTTGCAAgacttttaaacaataaaacatcttATTAAGAATTTAATGCACATGTGAGGCAGCCTGTAAAAACTCTTTATATGTCACTTTATTGGCTATATTAtggaaaacatataaaaaaaaagacaaaaataggGTTTTGTCCATTTTTTCCCTGCCTATAACATAAAAGGATGCATTGCCTTAAAGATCCATCATACTCACAACCAACATCAGGAAGTGCTGCAATTATGAAACATGTTAAGGGCAGTCCGCACTATAGTTGTGGACTTCATCAGCTATAATGATTAGTCAGCATACACAGATGATGTGGAGCAAGttgcaatataatatacagacaACAATTTATCTCTTAATGTCAACAAGACCAAAGAATCATTAACTGATTCTGAGAGTACTGAAGTGGACCATTCACTGCACAACAACTAAACAAATGCAAACAGTAAACAGGCCTGTTTTTTGGTATGCACTTGACAAGGAACCACTACTGAAttttcaacacaacacaatggatGTACATACATTTTTGACAATTGTGTGCTTACAACTCTGTGGCAATAGTTTAAGGAACACCAACATTTAGGTGTGATGATCATGTGTCCACTTTTGTTGATATAGTGTAGTTATATATAATGTCCAGTTTCACCATTTAAAGGGTTTTTCTTAGGCTGCAGATTTTCTTAAAATTTTGGCTGCACAGTATAGTGTACCACTTATTTGATCAGCTTTTGCATTTACTACTTGTTAAGCACCccagaattgttttatttttattttttatttttgtcctgtgCAGTCAAACATGATTCTCTACATCTTCATTATCATCATGATGATTTTCACCCTGAAACGCCTCAAAAATGAAAACTTGCAGAGGAATAACACTGATGATAAAGCTCTCATAATACGCGTTATGATTAAAAGCCTGGCACAGTTTGTTGTCCTTGGCTGTTACTGGATATTCGTGTATATCCCCAGAAATGATGGGATTTTAAACAACATCTTCCTGTTTCTCAACTACCAGCAGGGCACCTTCATCTTCCTTGTTCACTGTCTCCTTAACCATGAGGTCAGTATTTAATATGgttcatatttaataatatatatatatatatatatatatatatatatatatatatatatatatatatatatatatatatatatatatatatgcactaaaactaaacaaaaaagacTTTTGGATTTCTGACTATTAATATCTATCTACATTTATAATAGAAGAATTCCATACTTTATAGATCAGGGTTCCCAACTGTGGTTCTGGTGGAATCTATCAAACTAATTTTTTTGACCTATTTGACTATGTTACACTCTTCTACTTCCAGGTCAGGCAGCAGTACaggaagtttgtgtgtgtttgtttctgcttTAAAAAGCTTGACACGACCACAGAAGTTGAAGAGACACATCAGTGAAGCTACAATACCAGAATTTTAGAAGTGAATAAAAATCGCACATATCTTCactaaaacattttgaaataacAAAGCAAACAGAAGTGTAGCCTGTAGACTTCAGGTCTCTTTAACCGCCACAGTTTGCcaacattttttaatcattaaagaaATTGGGGAAAATATTTACACCCTGCTTCAATTCTATGTTATTACTGATGAGAACTTATTGAGCTTCTGGGGCAGAATTTGAAAAGAGCGGTACATAAATGATTGCCGTCAAACATCACATATCTAAAGCAATGTTGCAAAGAAGGAGGGAAGTTTCTCCAAAAAAGGTGTGAGAGACCTGACCTTAACCCTACTGAACATCTCTGGGATGAATTGGAACGCTGAATGTTAGGACTTttagaaagccttcccagaagagagGCTGTTATAGGCACAAAATAGCCTTACCATGTAGCCTTGTCATCACCTACAGTCGTGTGCAAATGTTTAGaagctcaccaaaccaattgtatgttccaattaatcagtgctaagtagttacaggtattcaaatcaacaaaatagcaagggtgcccaaatttatgcatttATGATACGACTGTAGCTATTGCTGATTCAAGCTATTGCTGTGAACATTGACCGTCttatctttgtgtttgtgagtcatTGTTGTTCATATGTGTTAATGTTGTTGTCATGTGCGAGCTATAAGATGTTGCTATGCCCagatgttatgttttgtttattacataAGGTTTCTATGTCATAGTCATGTTTAGGTTTTATGTTAAAtgtaagttttattttgtttgatgtttGAGGTTCTACTTTGAGGTGATAACATTAACTtagcagtcttttttttttttaaatacaaataaatacacaaacccTTCACTAAAGCTAAATGTAGTAATTTATTACATGTaatttatgtgattttttttatcttgaaaCAAGGTGACTTCTTATTCCTGCCAGGagcaaattaataataaaatgctattACAAATATTCCATATTTTGTAAATCTACTTGCATGCACATGAGGCAAAGGCCTGATACTGGTATTGACAACAGTGACACTAAATTAAATTGTTCTTACTTTTCTACACTGAACTTACTCTCAATGTATGCGAGTTGAATCATGGTTTATTTCTATCATTTGTACATTctgctgtttaaaaaacacaactcTGCTTTAAAATAAGTTCATTTTGAGTtgctttcactttcttttttttttgactgtatatattatttatgataAGTGTAAAACCTACACTATATAAAGTAGCTCAGTTCACGTGGCATATGAGATGATGGAGCTGTTATTCCCactcctgcttttgtttttccttattttttattcttatattattttattcttccttactgcaaaagtttttttgtatatttattaaaatataatcacttttacatttaatgaCTGGTGACAAATTCCTGGATATTTGTTGTCTATTTCTGACAGAATGTGGTGAGGATCGTTGGCccaaaatatgattttattaatCCACTTATTCAACATAACACAAGTTCATTTAATAGAGACAGAAGGTTTTAAATCCTTATTAAAATAGGGAAGTACTTTAACTGTctttttacatgctgttttacagagagattaattaa encodes:
- the LOC132839101 gene encoding adhesion G protein-coupled receptor E3-like translates to MIYLLKATDRTNLVSYGHDLLNVTEKLLSKLVWETDTYSNISFSVQNLEVQVFMVGPHANLNTTPTLVTSHVSMDIDLVGLSIENNGSAAVAFMTYINMESIFNPNFTVTLTESKKTLMSAMVSCSLVNVRNKKTIKPVNFTIKHIRELGPGSVLSCMDWTVQKMPSCYITKSNRTHTVCTCKDIINFALVKIQIFAFVLNVTMNKIPTFITSHAALDIDLIGISIENKESAAVTIIIYTNMSDILQPIFNTFIQTNKTMMSAVVSVSLSEITSKHLNRPINITLKHTSALEPESSLSCVYWKDTEWVEHGCDIIQTNSSHTVCSCNHLATFALIMETDPCRVNLTELCIMNFLNEVQDNTTQELTKEVVERYLNIIIKLMNRAKSNTTENNLMYYGNAAMDLNKKLVSKLVKKTETYNASISVQNLEVGVLIVVDSDAFFISQLSTNDATLEIDLIGLSKNNKGSAGVAFMSYTNVKDILKPKFFNTDANTVKTMMSTVVSATLLKTANTYLSKPVTFTFKHIGWEKDKWVKDFCVVTKTNSTHTVCSCDNLSVFALIMELIPCKTLFGSIVSLQCWDVLNKTVFRGIEVFFLTLCLLTFAFFCQNPKDTNTALINLCLNLLLFHLTDLLKPLYQIHLQPPQACAVMAGIRWFFFISAFVWMFIETVLIFLLVKNLSKIRSNQREVLSMKWINMIGYLVPVAVVIVCELVSPQKSVNEKCWENYNSLKSLSFDIPILFIVTSNMILYIFIIIMMIFTLKRLKNENLQRNNTDDKALIIRVMIKSLAQFVVLGCYWIFVYIPRNDGILNNIFLFLNYQQGTFIFLVHCLLNHEVRQQYRKFVCVCFCFKKLDTTTEVEETHQ